The Nocardioides pantholopis genome window below encodes:
- a CDS encoding serine/threonine-protein kinase, protein MPPQTIARRYHVLREIGRGGMGSVWLCHDERLDREVAVKQVGGLPGESSMHVARALREARSSAALNHPNVVSMFDAVEDGDHVWLVMEHVPSRNLSQVIAEDGALPPARLARIMAQVADGLAAAHARGTIHRDVKPGNILVADDDTAKISDFGIARTMGDQQLTQTGMLSGTPLYFSPQLARGGDPTPQDDVWALGATIFAGLEGRQPWPEQTNSLAMLVQIANQPAPVPRAGGPLATVVRRTMNPDADARPSMAEVARQLHAIADGVARADGGAADTEPDTSVLPADTTETPVPAPVPAPAPAPSSAPAPASAPAPAPASGSGPAPAEPGVRRRGPVLLAALVAALAVVVVGGLALLTGPLADDDGPGPSAGAPERSAGASPSDRRSPSPPSGEEDGGEGGSGTPAPEATPDSTQAAPAGSGRGGPQGFVADYYSLLPANTESAWALLGPGVQETVGSYEDYAGFWATIDSVSVDDTAPGGAGAVEVTLTYDGGEQEVRRIEVERSGDGYLIVDDEVVG, encoded by the coding sequence ATGCCGCCCCAGACCATCGCTCGTCGCTACCACGTGCTGCGCGAGATCGGCCGCGGCGGGATGGGCAGTGTGTGGCTGTGCCACGACGAGCGCCTGGACCGGGAGGTGGCGGTCAAGCAGGTCGGCGGGCTGCCGGGGGAGTCGAGCATGCACGTCGCCCGCGCGCTGCGCGAGGCGCGGTCCTCGGCCGCGCTGAACCACCCGAACGTCGTGTCGATGTTCGACGCGGTCGAGGACGGTGACCACGTCTGGCTGGTGATGGAGCACGTGCCCTCGCGCAACCTCTCGCAGGTGATCGCCGAGGACGGGGCGCTGCCGCCCGCGCGGCTGGCCCGGATCATGGCCCAGGTGGCCGACGGCCTCGCCGCGGCCCACGCGCGCGGCACGATCCACCGCGACGTCAAGCCGGGCAACATCCTGGTGGCCGACGACGACACCGCGAAGATCTCCGACTTCGGCATCGCCCGCACGATGGGCGACCAGCAGCTGACCCAGACCGGCATGCTGTCGGGGACCCCCCTCTACTTCTCCCCGCAGCTGGCCCGCGGTGGCGACCCCACGCCGCAGGACGACGTCTGGGCCCTCGGCGCGACGATCTTCGCCGGGCTCGAGGGCCGTCAGCCGTGGCCGGAGCAGACGAACTCGCTGGCGATGCTGGTGCAGATCGCGAACCAGCCGGCGCCGGTGCCCCGGGCGGGCGGGCCGCTCGCGACGGTGGTGCGCCGGACCATGAACCCCGACGCGGACGCCCGGCCCTCGATGGCCGAGGTCGCGCGCCAGCTGCACGCGATCGCCGACGGGGTCGCCAGGGCCGACGGCGGGGCCGCCGACACCGAGCCGGACACCAGCGTGCTTCCCGCCGACACGACGGAGACGCCGGTACCGGCCCCGGTCCCCGCGCCCGCACCGGCCCCCTCATCGGCCCCCGCACCGGCCTCCGCGCCGGCCCCCGCACCGGCATCGGGCTCCGGTCCGGCTCCCGCCGAGCCCGGCGTACGCCGCCGCGGCCCGGTCCTGCTCGCCGCCCTCGTCGCCGCGCTGGCCGTGGTCGTGGTCGGCGGCCTGGCGCTGCTCACCGGCCCGCTGGCGGACGACGACGGGCCGGGCCCGTCGGCGGGCGCCCCCGAGCGCTCGGCCGGGGCCTCCCCGTCGGACCGGCGGTCGCCGTCCCCGCCCTCGGGCGAGGAGGACGGCGGGGAGGGCGGCAGCGGGACGCCCGCCCCGGAGGCGACCCCCGACTCGACCCAGGCCGCGCCGGCCGGCTCCGGGCGCGGTGGGCCGCAGGGCTTCGTGGCCGACTACTACTCGCTGCTGCCGGCGAACACCGAGAGCGCCTGGGCGCTGCTCGGGCCCGGGGTGCAGGAGACGGTCGGCAGCTACGAGGACTACGCCGGCTTCTGGGCCACGATCGACTCGGTCAGCGTGGACGACACCGCGCCGGGCGGCGCCGGCGCGGTCGAGGTGACGCTGACCTACGACGGCGGCGAGCAGGAGGTGCGCCGGATCGAGGTCGAGCGCAGCGGCGACGGCTACCTGATCGTCGACGACGAGGTGGTGGGCTGA
- a CDS encoding exodeoxyribonuclease III gives MRIATWNVNSLRSRIDRVEAFLERHDVDVLAIQETKAKVDQLPLMGLQARGYEVAAAGTSQWNGVAIVSRVGLEDVQVGFEGMPGYGDPVAAEARAIGATCAGVRIWSLYVPNGRKPDDPHYVYKLDWLARLREAALDWRDGETALVGDWNIAPLDEDVFDIKQFAKSTHVTAPERAAFQAFLDDGYVEVVRPHTPGPEVYTYWDYYRQRYERNRGLRIDFVLASASLASRVTHAFIDREERAGTGASDHAPVVVDLA, from the coding sequence GTGCGCATCGCCACCTGGAACGTCAACTCCCTCCGCTCCCGCATCGACCGCGTCGAGGCCTTCCTGGAGCGCCACGACGTCGACGTCCTCGCCATCCAGGAGACCAAGGCCAAGGTCGACCAGCTGCCGCTGATGGGCCTGCAGGCCCGCGGCTACGAGGTCGCGGCGGCCGGCACCAGCCAGTGGAACGGCGTGGCGATCGTCAGCCGGGTCGGCCTCGAGGACGTCCAGGTCGGCTTCGAGGGCATGCCCGGGTACGGCGACCCGGTGGCCGCGGAGGCCCGGGCGATCGGCGCGACCTGCGCCGGCGTACGCATCTGGAGCCTGTACGTGCCGAACGGCCGGAAGCCCGACGACCCGCACTACGTCTACAAGCTGGACTGGCTGGCCCGGCTGCGCGAGGCCGCGCTGGACTGGCGCGACGGGGAGACCGCCCTGGTCGGCGACTGGAACATCGCCCCGCTCGACGAGGACGTCTTCGACATCAAGCAGTTCGCCAAGTCGACACACGTGACCGCCCCGGAGCGGGCGGCGTTCCAGGCATTCCTCGACGACGGGTACGTCGAGGTGGTCCGGCCGCACACGCCGGGCCCGGAGGTCTACACCTACTGGGACTACTACCGCCAGCGCTATGAGCGCAACCGCGGGCTGCGCATCGACTTCGTGCTCGCCTCCGCGAGCCTCGCGTCCCGGGTGACCCACGCCTTCATCGACCGCGAGGAGCGAGCCGGCACCGGAGCCTCGGACCACGCCCCGGTCGTCGTCGACCTGGCCTGA